Genomic DNA from Mycteria americana isolate JAX WOST 10 ecotype Jacksonville Zoo and Gardens chromosome 25, USCA_MyAme_1.0, whole genome shotgun sequence:
ccCTTCTCCCTGTCCTCGTCCCCACCCTCATCCTGTCCCCGTTCTCGTCCCCATCCCGTCCTGTCCCCACCCcggtccccatcccgtccccggCAGATGGAGCAGATCAAGCGCGCCAACCGCCTCTACACCTCGGACACCATCTTCCTCAAGCCCACCCTCCTCATCCccgccccgctgcagccggggGGACCCTGCCCCGAGGACAAGGAcgaggacaaggacaaggacgtCCCCGGCCCCTCGGGGGACGCCCCGGCCCGCCACGACCTCTCGGCCACCGATTTCCTGCGGCAGCTCGACGCCGAGATCGGGCGCTCCAAGGCGGCGGCGGCACAACGGCTCCGCGCCGGTGGCACGGGGTGAGC
This window encodes:
- the LYSMD1 gene encoding lysM and putative peptidoglycan-binding domain-containing protein 1: MAAGSGGAGASAREHRLEPGDTLPGLALRYGVTMEQIKRANRLYTSDTIFLKPTLLIPAPLQPGGPCPEDKDEDKDKDVPGPSGDAPARHDLSATDFLRQLDAEIGRSKAAAAQRLRAGGTGTAEAEGTRSPDARGPPAPRGPRLGPRPLTRTPRAAALRDAEDEIFTL